One Silene latifolia isolate original U9 population chromosome 4, ASM4854445v1, whole genome shotgun sequence DNA segment encodes these proteins:
- the LOC141651386 gene encoding uncharacterized protein LOC141651386, which yields MALIAKNKLGFIIGEYPKPAEDAAIYQDWLTVDYNVMSWILHSLIPNFFESLLYVTSSKQPWDEIKERYSQANAPFLYQLRKDVIQTIQAKDQSVTQYFGKFKTVWEDLQSLDELPQCECGAMSKYSCSFLKKILERDNIS from the coding sequence ATGGCGTTGATTGCTAAAAATAAGCTTGGTTTTATCATTGGCGAATATCCTAAACCAGCTGAAGATGCGGCTATATATCAGGATTGGTTAACTGTTGACTATAATGTCATGTCCTGGATTTTACATTCCTTAATTCCAAATTTTTTTGAAAGTTTGTTGTATGTCACCTCTTCCAAGCAACCGTGGGATGAGATTAAGGAGCGTTACAGTCAGGCTAATGCTCCATTTCTCTATCAACTGAGGAAAGATGTGATTCAGACAATTCAAGCAAAAGATCAATCTGTAACTCAGTATTTTGGCAAATTTAAGACAGTTTGGGAAGATTTACAAAGTCTTGATGAATTGCCTCAGTGTGAATGTGGTGCAATGAGCAAATATTCTTGCAGTTTTCTCAAAAAGATACTTGAGAGAGACAACATAAGTTAA